The Variovorax sp. PMC12 genome segment CGGCCCACGGGTTGGCCGAACAGCGCTGGCGGTTCCGTGAGCTGCACGACGACGACCTGGCCCACCTTCGCGGGGCCGGTCGCACCCTTGGGGATCAGTACGTCCTGGCCGTACCGCTTGTCTTCCGGCGCAACGAGCCAGATGCCGCCTTCATGCAGCAGGCGGCCGATGATCGGCTGCTCGGGGCGCTCGACGATCTCGACCACGCGCCCTTCGGGGCGGCCACGCCGGTCTTGCCGCACCACGCGCGCCTTGACGCGGTCCTTGTGCAGCACCGCGCGCATCTCGTTCGGTGGCAAATAAATGTCTGCTTCACCGTCATCACGCTGCACGAAGCCGTGCCCGTCGCGATGTCCTTGAACAGTTCCTTCGAATTCGTCCAGCAAGCCGCTGGAAGTGCCATTATTTTTGATATGATCTCCTTCTTTCCTGAAATTCAAAACGCAGTTGCTTCTGCAACTACGTGGGCCCAGATGGCGGAATTGGTAGACGCACTAGTTTCAGGTACTAGCGAGTAACATCGTGGAGGTTCGAGTCCTCTTCTGGGCACCAAGTTTAAACAGACCTTTACCAGGTCATTCGATTCAAGCCACCGGCCTCCGGTGGCTTTTTTCATTTTCATGGTCGCTCGCATCTGCGTCTCACGCGACGCGTTCACGAGATTGCATCCACGAACACCGACCTTGCGCGCACGACCACGCTCGCCCGCGTTCGGCAACACTTCGTCCACATGGGCAGAACCACGCAGGCGCAAAAATTTCGACTGGCCAAAAAGGTTGCGCCGAATCTGTGTATATAATCGCAGTCTTTGCTGAAAAGCAGAGAATGCCCAGATGGCGGAATTGGTAGACGCACTAGTTTCAGGTACTAGCGAGTAACATCGTGGAGGTTCGAGTCCTCTTCTGGGCACCAAATTCACATTGACCCCCGCCAGGTCGTGTTCCGAAACAAGCCACCGGTCTCCGGTGGCTTTTTTCTTGTCCGTTCGAATCTGCATCAAATCGGCAGGGCGATCAGGTCGTGGCCTTCGGCGCCCACGATGCGCGCGCGCGTGAACTCGCCGACCTTCAGCGTCTTGCTGATCTTCTCGGGCGGCAGCAAGCGCACGGTGCCATCGATCTCCGGCGCATCGGCGTACGTGCGCCCCACTCCACCCTTGCGGCCCAGGCCCGGCGCCGAATCGACCAGCACCTGCATGGTCGAACCGATGCGACGCTGGAGCTTGGCGATCGACACGGCCTCCGCCACTTCCATGAAGCGGGCACGGCGCGCTTCGCGCTCCGGTTCGGGCAGCATGCCCGGAATGTCGTTGGCAGTGGCGCCTTCGACCGGGCTGTAGGCAAAGCAACCGGCACGATCGATTTCGGCTTCGCGGATGAAGTCGAGCAGATGCTCGAATTCCTGTTCGGTTTCGCCAGGAAAGCCGGCGATGAAGGTACTGCGGACCACGAGTTCCGGGCACACCTCGCGCCAACGCGCAAGACGCTCGAGGTTCTTCTCGCCGCTGGCCGGGCGCTTCATGCGCTTGAGCACATCAGGGTGGCTGTGCTGCAGCGGCACGTCGAGATACGGCAGCACCTGTCCGCTCGCCATCAGCGGAATGACTTCGTCCACGCTCGGGTACGGGTACACGTAGTGCAGGCGAACCCAGGCGCCGTACGGCTCGGCGATCTCACCGAGCGTGCGCACCAGTTCGAGCATGCGGGTCTTGACCGGCTTGCCGTCCCAGAAACCGGTGCGGTACTTCACGTCGACGCCGTAGGCCGAGGTGTCCTGGCTGATCACGAGCAGCTCTTTCACGCCGCCCTCGAACAGGGCCTTGGCTTCGCTCAGCACATCGCCGACAGGCCGCGACACGAGGTCGCCGCGCATCGACGGGATGATGCAGAAGGTGCACCGGTGGTTGCAGCCTTCGCTGATCTTCAGGTAGGCGTAGTGGCGCGGCGTCAGCTTGAGGCCGGCAACGCCGAAGGTGTTGGGCACCAGGTCGATGAACGGGTCGTGCGGCTTGGGCAGGTTCGCATGCACCGCATCCATCACCTCCTGCGTGGCATGGGGGCCGGTAACGGCCAGCACGCTCGGATGCATCTGGCGCACCAGGTTGCCGCCTTGGTCGCCGGTCTTGGCACCCAGGCAACCCGTGACGATGACACGGCCGTTCTCGGCCAGCGCTTCGCCGATGGTGTCCAGGCTCTCCTTCACGGCATCGTCGATGAAGCCGCAGGTGTTGACGATCACGAGATCGGCACCTTCGAAGGTCTTGGCGGTCTGATAACCCTCGGCACTCAGCTGGGTCAGGATCAACTCGGAATCGGTAAGGGCCTTGGGGCAGCCCAGGCTCACGAATCCGACCTTGGGGGCGGTCGGCGTGGCCGTTCGTTCGGGGGAGGCAACTTCGCTCATATGCCTCTATTGTCCCAGCTATCGGCGACGGCCGGGCGCCCTTCGAAAAACCTTCGACTTACGGCGATCGGGCGGTACTCACGGACGCTTGATGCCAAAGGCCCCCAATACCTGCTCGGTGTTTTTCTGCATCTGCTCCTGCATCTGCAGGAAAACGTTCTTGGACTGCTCGACGTAGTTGCCCATCAGCCCTTGCAGCATCGGCGACTGCATCGTCATGAAGCGCGACCACATCTCGGGCGTCAGGCCCTCGGCCTTGTCGGCCAACTGCTCCTGCACTTCGGTCATGGCCTGGATGTTCTTCTCGAGATACGGCCCCATGTACCCTTGCATCGCCTGACCGTAGAAGCGAATGATGTTGGCCAGCACCTGCTCGGTGAACATCGGCGCGCCGCCCGCCTCTTCTTCGAGAATGATCTGCAGCAGGATGCTGCGCGTGAGGTCGTCGCCGGTCTTGGCATCGCGCACCACGAACTGCGCGTTCTGGATGACCAGCTGCTTCACCTCGGTCAAGGTGATGTACGTCGATGTCTCGGTGTCGTAGAGCCTTCGGTTGGGGTATTTCTTGATCACACGCTGTACCGGCTTGACCCCGGACTTCTTGCTCTGCACTGCGGACTCCTTCACATGGACGCCCATGTCATCGGATGATTCTAGGGAGCCGTTTTGCTGCATCGCGACAAGGTTTACCCTGACCGCGCGCCGTACATTGTTCAATCCGGCGATGTTGCGTACTCCGCGCCGCATGCGTGGCAGAGCGCGGTTTCGGGCCGCTCTGCAGCGGTATCACGAAAACGCAGCGGATTCTTCTGCCCGTAGACAACCCAGCAGCGCGGGCAGTGCTCCTGCCCGGCGGTAGGCAGATAGGCGCGCGCACGCTGTTCAGCCCGCTCTTCGGTCACCGGCATACCCTGGCGTTGTGCACGCGCTACCTCGCGTGCGGCCATGGTGTCGGTGCGGCCGCTCGAGTGGTCGTTGATGCCGTAGACAGCGCGTGCAAACTCGAGAGGAGCCTGCCTCATCAGCGCCGCGAGACGCCTGTCGGCATGAGCCGGATCAACCAGCGTTGATCGCGTATGTATCGGATCGCTAATCAAGAAAATTGGAATGAAATTTCAGAGACCTCAAGGTAGCACAACAACAAGGCCGAGGTCTTCCAAAACCAGACTGCATGACGCAAACATCCGAACGCTGATGTCGGATCTGTGCGAGATGAATTGATGGTGCCATCGAGGCGACAAGAAAGAAAAGTTGCAGGCTGCTTTTCTAGGCAGCTGCAGTTTTCAAATTTTCCCTGTGGGCCTGAAGACTGGTCTTCTTCAGAGGGAAAATTGGTAGGCGCGATTGGACTCGAACCAACGACCCCCACCATGTCAAGGTGGTGCTCTAACCAGCTGAGCTACGCGCCTAAGGATGTGTCCGAGAAGCGTCTATTGTAGCAGGAGAAATGGCACTTTTTAGCGACGACGTGCAGATCGCACACCAATTACTGCAGTGACCACGCCGAGCACCTGCGTGAGCCGCGCGGCGTCGGCGATTTCAACAGTGAACGTCATCCACGCCGTGCCCTTGATCGATTGCGTCTGCACGCCGATGACGTTCATCTTCTCGCGCGCAAAGACGTCGGAGATATCGCGCAGCAGACCCTGGCGGTCGGCCGCTTCCACGGCCACGTCCACCGCATAGACAGGTACGTCGCCCCCTTTCTTGGGAGCACCCCACTCGACATCGATGACGCGCTCGCCATCCTTGGCCGCCATCGTGCGGAAGTTGCTGCAATCGCTACGGTGAACGCTGACGCCATGCCCGCGCGTGACGAAGCCGCGAATCGCATCCGGCGGCGCCGGCTTGCAGCACTTGGCCAGTTGCGTCATCAATGAGGACACGCCAACCACCAGCACGCCGCCCTTGCCCGACTTCTCGCTGCCGCGCGCCTTCTTGATGAGCACGCCGTCGTCCGGCCCAGGCGCCGGCTCCGGCGGACGCAACAGCGTCTCTATGTTGCGCAGCGAGAACTCGTCCTTGCCGACGACTTCGAACAGATGGTCCGCCGACTTGAAGCCGAGCTGCGAAGCCAGGTCTTCCAGCCGCACCGCCGTCTTGCCTTCTCGCTGCAGCAGCTTCTCGACCGCTTCGCGCCCACGCGCCACGGTCTCGTGCGTGATCTGCGCGTTGAACCATGCGCGCACCTTCGCGCGCGCACGATGGCTGGCGAGATAACCAAGCTCGGCATTGAGCCAGTCGCGCGATGGCCCGCCTTCCTTGGCGGCGATGATCTCGACCGTCTGCCCGTTCGACAGCGGCGTGTTCAGCGGCACCATCGCGCCGTCGACACGCGCACCGCGGCAGCGATGGCCCAGCGTCGTGTGCACGGTGTACGCAAAGTCGACCGGCGTCGCCCCTTGCGGCAGCTCGACGATCGCCGCATCGGGCGTCAGTACGTAGATGCGGTCGTCGAACAGGCCCTGCCCCTGCAGCCCGCCGGACAGATCGCGCTCCCACGCCAGCAGCTGCCGCAGCACCGCGATCTTGGCGTCGTACTCGCCGCTCGCCCACACGCCCGCATAGCCCTTGTGGCCAGCTTCCTTGTAGGCCCAATGCGCGGCCACGCCGTGCTCGGCATGGTCGTGCATTTCCTCGGTGCGGATCTGGATCTCGATGGGCTTGCCCGGCTTGCCGTCGACCAGCTCGCGCACCACGGTGTGCAGGGACTGATAGCCGTTGGGCTTCGGCCGCGCGATGTAGTCGTCGAACTCCTCGTCGATGGGCTGGAAGTGCGAATGCACCCAGGCCAGCGCCGCATAGCAGTCCTTCACGTCGGGCACGACCACGCGCAGCGCGAGGATGTCGAAGACCTGCGCGAAGTCGAGCGACTTGCCGCGCATCTTCTTGACGATGCTGTAGATGTTCTTTGGCCGCCCCTGCACCGTGGCCTTGACGCCCTCGGCCTGCAGTTCGCGCTCCAGTTGCGAGCGCAGTTGCTCGACGTGCCCTTCGCGCTCGATGCGCTTCTCGTCGAGCAGCCGTGCGATCAGCTTGTAGGTTTCGGGCTCGAGGAAGCGGAACGAAAGATCCTCGATCTCCCACTTCACCTGCCAGATGCCCAGCCGGTTGGCCAGCGGCGCGAACACCTGCAGCGACTCCCGCGCCACGCCTTCGGGCGCCGGCTGCTTGCTTGCCGCCGCATGCCGCAGCGTCTGCAGGCGCGAAGCCAGGCGCAGCATCACCACGCGCAAGTCGCGCGAGAACGCCAGCAGCATCTTGCGCACGTTTTCCGTTTGCGCGCCCGCGCCTTCGGCGTGGTTCCCCTGCGAGGCCGAGCGCGCCTGTTCCTGCACGCGCACCAGCTTGGTCGTCTCGACGGCGAGCGCCGCGAAGTTGTCGCCGAACACCTTGGCGATCACCTCCTGCGGACGGTTCAGGTGCTGGCAGGCATAGACCAGGTAGCTCGCCGCCTGCATCGCCTCGGAACCGCCCATCTTTGCGACGATGGCGGCCACTGCATCGGCATGCGCGAGCGTGTTTTCGCCCGTGTCCAGCTTCTCATCGGCAATCAGCGGCTCGGCGAATGCGCGCGCACGCGCCAGCATGTTCTCCATCACCGGCGAGCGCTCGGCTGTTGCGGCGGACAACGGATAGTCGACCATGGCCGCGTCGGTCACGGGCGCCGTCTGGAGGCTCGAGGAATCGCGCTTCACGCTTCTTCACTCAATCGAACAGGAAGCGGGTGACGACGGCGATCTGTGCGGGGTCGACGAAGGTCGGCGCATGGCCTACGCCTTCGAACTCGACCAGCGCGGCGTGCGGGCCGCGCTGCGTCATCGCTTGCGCGGTTTCGCGCGACAGCAGATCGGACACGGCGCCGCGCGTGATGAGCGTGCGCGCCTCGATGGCGTCGTACAGGCCCCACATGATCGCGCCGCCCTGCGCCGCGGCCTCGGGAGTGATGGCCCGCAGAGCCACGCCGATGGCGGGGTCGTAGTGCAACAGCCAGCCGCCCTCTTCACTGCCCTCCTTGCCGCTAGCCTCGACCTTGCCCGAGCCGTCGGCCGTGCGCAGGGACGCGGGCACCACCATGTGCCGCGACAACGCCAGCCATTGTTCCGGCGTGTGCGGCCCGAAAGTGGTCGACAGCGCCCACATGGCATCGGCCGCTGCCTGCACGCTTTCGTAGCGGCCGCTCTTGCCCACGTAGGCGCCGATGCGCTGCACCGCAGCAGGCTCGATGGTCGGGCCGACATCGTTGAGGACGAACCGGCGGATCGGCCGGGCCAGGGGCAGCTCCTTGTGCCCCGCGAGCACGAAGCCGATCAGCCCGCCCATGCTGG includes the following:
- the phaR gene encoding polyhydroxyalkanoate synthesis repressor PhaR, with product MGVHVKESAVQSKKSGVKPVQRVIKKYPNRRLYDTETSTYITLTEVKQLVIQNAQFVVRDAKTGDDLTRSILLQIILEEEAGGAPMFTEQVLANIIRFYGQAMQGYMGPYLEKNIQAMTEVQEQLADKAEGLTPEMWSRFMTMQSPMLQGLMGNYVEQSKNVFLQMQEQMQKNTEQVLGAFGIKRP
- the rimO gene encoding 30S ribosomal protein S12 methylthiotransferase RimO, whose protein sequence is MSEVASPERTATPTAPKVGFVSLGCPKALTDSELILTQLSAEGYQTAKTFEGADLVIVNTCGFIDDAVKESLDTIGEALAENGRVIVTGCLGAKTGDQGGNLVRQMHPSVLAVTGPHATQEVMDAVHANLPKPHDPFIDLVPNTFGVAGLKLTPRHYAYLKISEGCNHRCTFCIIPSMRGDLVSRPVGDVLSEAKALFEGGVKELLVISQDTSAYGVDVKYRTGFWDGKPVKTRMLELVRTLGEIAEPYGAWVRLHYVYPYPSVDEVIPLMASGQVLPYLDVPLQHSHPDVLKRMKRPASGEKNLERLARWREVCPELVVRSTFIAGFPGETEQEFEHLLDFIREAEIDRAGCFAYSPVEGATANDIPGMLPEPEREARRARFMEVAEAVSIAKLQRRIGSTMQVLVDSAPGLGRKGGVGRTYADAPEIDGTVRLLPPEKISKTLKVGEFTRARIVGAEGHDLIALPI
- a CDS encoding alpha/beta fold hydrolase produces the protein MRRDNYPHQDDFVFMTEPTLHYVACDDAQGGHRMAYWQWGDARSAHVVVCVHGLTRQGRDFDLLAQAIVARAGGNVRVVCPDVAGRGRSDWLRDPSFYQVPVYAADMVALVAQLHREQPIDTLDYIGTSMGGLIGFVLAGHKELPLARPIRRFVLNDVGPTIEPAAVQRIGAYVGKSGRYESVQAAADAMWALSTTFGPHTPEQWLALSRHMVVPASLRTADGSGKVEASGKEGSEEGGWLLHYDPAIGVALRAITPEAAAQGGAIMWGLYDAIEARTLITRGAVSDLLSRETAQAMTQRGPHAALVEFEGVGHAPTFVDPAQIAVVTRFLFD
- a CDS encoding RelA/SpoT family protein, whose translation is MVDYPLSAATAERSPVMENMLARARAFAEPLIADEKLDTGENTLAHADAVAAIVAKMGGSEAMQAASYLVYACQHLNRPQEVIAKVFGDNFAALAVETTKLVRVQEQARSASQGNHAEGAGAQTENVRKMLLAFSRDLRVVMLRLASRLQTLRHAAASKQPAPEGVARESLQVFAPLANRLGIWQVKWEIEDLSFRFLEPETYKLIARLLDEKRIEREGHVEQLRSQLERELQAEGVKATVQGRPKNIYSIVKKMRGKSLDFAQVFDILALRVVVPDVKDCYAALAWVHSHFQPIDEEFDDYIARPKPNGYQSLHTVVRELVDGKPGKPIEIQIRTEEMHDHAEHGVAAHWAYKEAGHKGYAGVWASGEYDAKIAVLRQLLAWERDLSGGLQGQGLFDDRIYVLTPDAAIVELPQGATPVDFAYTVHTTLGHRCRGARVDGAMVPLNTPLSNGQTVEIIAAKEGGPSRDWLNAELGYLASHRARAKVRAWFNAQITHETVARGREAVEKLLQREGKTAVRLEDLASQLGFKSADHLFEVVGKDEFSLRNIETLLRPPEPAPGPDDGVLIKKARGSEKSGKGGVLVVGVSSLMTQLAKCCKPAPPDAIRGFVTRGHGVSVHRSDCSNFRTMAAKDGERVIDVEWGAPKKGGDVPVYAVDVAVEAADRQGLLRDISDVFAREKMNVIGVQTQSIKGTAWMTFTVEIADAARLTQVLGVVTAVIGVRSARRR